A region of Acidisarcina sp. DNA encodes the following proteins:
- a CDS encoding translocation/assembly module TamB domain-containing protein, with product MNAPPTPDPQPVDLPRRRFPWKHVFAITGGVLALIAICVVLLAWFANSAQFQDRVRRKVIATIEQATGGHVELKSFRWRLLHLELEADDLTVHGLEGPGEIPYAHVDKLRIRAKILAFLQPKIGLNLLVAEHPVFHLIIYPDGSTNQPRPKVVSAPGKPIKDTLFDLAVDRTEIADGWVIVNQKKIPFDLAAKDLGATVAYVPAANGKDRYIANVTVADLTAHRGKEPPIRSNLDLNLELGRNSAQLNALHLKTGPSLLEASGGIEDFANPQWHFAMTGKIDVREVESLTEVEGLGGGIATLRLKGQGGRSKFVVEGDTNVQGATYATPYVTVRGANATTRIHATEEELLLTDAVATLDHEGEVQGSLRLSHWLGTASPAVEDKSASPRNGHAVSAPSKPQPMTGTIRARLSGITLREILKATAARRYQDLGFDTAVSGPVEVDWVGGGDDLTLKAKMTMMPTRSAAKGEVPVSGMVDAEYFNRHGTVEIQALEAQTPGTHLSVKGSLGVYPESRTSALQGDLVTKNLGEFDRTLNALGLVANGKHGVQALPVELQGQAEFHGQVTGTIYEPIVKGHVVATNFATVLPAPAASGSTPARATSGPAALLGTATTAPPAAPAGQQKIQWDRLDATGEYSLEQISIQQATIARGHTVVHATGSIRPHRLSPHHVNFDEQSAINATLGVQDADVTDVLAIAGQQQVPVTGKLTMDVHAGGTLNNLNGGGHLSVKGGEIYEEPYRSLNADLGFAGRELAIRKLTFSQNGGTITGDAAYDLGSKRFRADAKGQGFELSHFRRIQRQNLGLTGKLTFEAHGSGAIDNPTIHANAHLADVLLDNQKLGTLDADAHAEHGSLFYTANSQLAGAQMRINGQTELRDGYMTQAKLVFTGLDIDPILRFAKIQGLTAHSSIQGQATVSGPLKEPRRLNGELSASQFAVSLAGVPLASDGPIHAALKNGILTLDPLHITGEDTNLRAQGSMSVLANGEMKLHGDGAVNLKLAQTLNPDIASSGRVDFVVDARGTLDRPDLSGQVRFTNGVVTLQDLPNGLSQINGTLQFNQDRLDVKSLTAQTGGGQLKIGGYITYQQGLYGDLTASGKNIRMRYPTGVSSMGDANLRLQGSQKDLLLSGNILITRFAINPNLDISGLVGSATSVAPPLDPNAPSNHVRLDIHITSAPALNFQNSFAKLAGDVDLRVRGTVASPSVLGRVNVTEGSANFAGTQYQLQHGDIYFTNPVRIDPTIDLDATARVENYDITIGLHGTANKLNVTYRSEPPLAQSDVIALLALGRTQEEQSMFTQQQQNAGTNSTTNALLGGALNATVSNRVQKLFGVGSVKIDPTFVGSLGNSTARITVEQQVSRNVTLTYATNVNSTAQQLIQAQIGITRNVSLVAVRDENGVFSMVVKVHRRYR from the coding sequence ATGAACGCCCCGCCAACCCCTGATCCTCAGCCCGTGGATCTGCCGCGCCGCAGATTTCCCTGGAAACACGTCTTCGCGATTACCGGCGGAGTGCTGGCGCTGATCGCTATCTGCGTTGTGCTGCTGGCCTGGTTTGCCAATTCGGCACAGTTTCAGGATCGCGTGCGGCGAAAGGTGATCGCGACCATCGAGCAGGCAACGGGAGGGCATGTCGAACTGAAGTCCTTCCGCTGGAGACTGCTGCACCTTGAACTGGAGGCCGATGACCTGACCGTTCATGGGCTGGAAGGCCCGGGAGAGATCCCCTATGCGCACGTCGACAAGCTGCGGATTCGGGCAAAGATTCTTGCCTTCCTGCAACCGAAGATCGGGCTCAATCTGCTCGTCGCCGAGCACCCTGTCTTTCATCTGATCATCTATCCGGACGGCAGCACGAATCAGCCCAGGCCCAAGGTGGTTTCTGCACCGGGCAAGCCGATCAAGGACACGCTGTTTGATCTCGCGGTCGATCGCACGGAGATTGCTGACGGATGGGTGATCGTCAACCAAAAGAAGATCCCCTTCGACCTGGCCGCGAAGGACCTTGGCGCCACTGTTGCCTATGTGCCTGCCGCGAATGGCAAGGATCGCTACATTGCAAATGTAACCGTTGCAGATCTTACCGCCCACCGTGGCAAGGAGCCCCCGATTCGCTCCAACCTCGATCTCAACCTCGAACTCGGGCGTAACTCGGCCCAATTGAATGCTCTTCACTTGAAGACGGGTCCGTCCCTGCTGGAAGCGTCGGGCGGGATCGAGGATTTTGCCAATCCGCAATGGCACTTCGCCATGACAGGTAAGATCGACGTCCGCGAAGTGGAGTCACTGACAGAGGTGGAAGGCCTTGGCGGTGGAATCGCGACTCTTCGTCTGAAGGGGCAGGGCGGTCGGAGCAAGTTCGTGGTGGAGGGTGACACCAATGTTCAGGGCGCCACCTATGCAACCCCTTATGTAACCGTGAGAGGTGCGAATGCCACGACCAGGATCCACGCGACAGAAGAAGAACTGCTGCTGACGGACGCGGTAGCGACGCTGGATCACGAGGGCGAAGTGCAGGGTAGTTTGCGGCTCTCGCATTGGCTGGGGACCGCGTCTCCGGCTGTGGAAGATAAGTCTGCCTCGCCTCGGAATGGGCATGCGGTTTCTGCGCCATCCAAGCCTCAGCCTATGACGGGCACTATACGGGCCAGACTATCTGGCATTACGTTGCGAGAGATTCTGAAGGCTACGGCAGCGCGACGCTATCAGGATCTCGGTTTCGACACGGCGGTTTCCGGCCCGGTGGAAGTGGATTGGGTAGGGGGCGGAGACGATCTGACCCTGAAGGCGAAGATGACGATGATGCCGACGCGGAGTGCGGCCAAGGGAGAGGTTCCGGTGTCTGGCATGGTAGATGCGGAGTATTTCAATCGCCATGGCACGGTGGAGATTCAGGCGCTGGAGGCGCAGACGCCCGGCACGCATCTGAGCGTGAAAGGGTCGCTTGGCGTATATCCCGAGAGCCGGACTTCTGCGCTGCAGGGTGACCTGGTCACGAAGAATCTGGGGGAGTTTGACCGTACCTTGAACGCCCTGGGGCTGGTGGCAAACGGCAAACATGGCGTGCAGGCCTTGCCCGTTGAGTTGCAGGGACAGGCGGAGTTCCACGGCCAGGTAACGGGAACCATCTATGAGCCGATTGTGAAGGGCCACGTCGTTGCTACGAACTTTGCGACAGTTCTCCCGGCGCCTGCTGCGAGCGGATCGACTCCAGCACGTGCTACTTCAGGACCTGCTGCTTTGCTTGGTACAGCAACGACCGCTCCTCCCGCGGCTCCCGCCGGGCAGCAAAAAATCCAGTGGGACCGGCTGGACGCGACGGGAGAATATTCGCTGGAGCAGATTTCGATTCAACAGGCGACAATCGCGCGCGGTCATACGGTGGTGCATGCGACTGGCTCCATCCGGCCGCACCGCCTCAGCCCGCATCATGTGAATTTCGACGAGCAATCGGCGATCAACGCTACCCTTGGGGTGCAGGATGCGGATGTGACCGATGTGCTTGCGATTGCAGGGCAGCAGCAGGTTCCCGTCACCGGCAAATTGACCATGGATGTTCATGCTGGCGGAACGCTTAATAACCTGAATGGCGGCGGTCATCTCTCGGTCAAGGGTGGCGAAATCTATGAGGAACCGTACCGCAGCCTGAATGCCGACCTGGGCTTTGCCGGTCGCGAGCTTGCTATCCGGAAGCTGACCTTCTCCCAGAATGGCGGAACAATCACAGGGGATGCGGCCTACGACCTGGGATCGAAGCGCTTTCGAGCGGATGCGAAGGGGCAGGGATTCGAGCTTTCGCACTTCCGCCGGATCCAGCGCCAGAATCTCGGACTTACCGGAAAGCTTACGTTCGAGGCGCATGGTTCGGGCGCGATCGACAACCCGACGATCCACGCCAATGCCCATCTGGCCGATGTTCTTTTAGACAATCAGAAACTGGGAACTCTGGATGCCGATGCCCACGCGGAGCATGGATCTCTGTTCTACACCGCCAACTCTCAACTCGCAGGCGCGCAGATGCGTATCAACGGCCAGACCGAGTTGCGCGATGGCTACATGACCCAGGCGAAGCTGGTCTTTACCGGGCTGGACATCGATCCGATCCTGCGCTTTGCCAAAATTCAGGGGCTTACCGCGCACTCTTCGATCCAGGGGCAGGCGACCGTAAGTGGCCCGCTGAAAGAGCCGAGACGCCTGAATGGCGAACTGAGTGCGAGTCAATTTGCTGTTTCGCTGGCGGGCGTGCCGCTGGCGAGCGACGGTCCCATCCATGCTGCTCTCAAGAACGGAATTCTGACGCTCGATCCGCTGCATATTACCGGGGAAGACACCAATCTGCGCGCGCAGGGAAGCATGAGCGTTCTCGCAAACGGCGAAATGAAGTTGCACGGGGATGGTGCCGTCAATCTAAAGCTTGCGCAGACTCTGAATCCCGATATTGCTTCTTCAGGGCGGGTAGATTTTGTCGTCGATGCGCGGGGAACGCTCGATCGGCCAGATTTGAGCGGGCAGGTGCGCTTTACCAATGGCGTCGTGACGCTGCAGGACCTGCCAAACGGACTGAGCCAGATCAACGGCACGCTGCAGTTCAACCAGGATCGGTTGGACGTAAAGAGCCTGACCGCGCAGACGGGCGGGGGACAGTTGAAGATTGGCGGATACATCACCTACCAGCAGGGCCTCTACGGAGACTTGACTGCCTCAGGGAAGAATATTCGCATGCGTTACCCGACGGGAGTCAGCTCGATGGGCGATGCCAATCTTCGGCTGCAGGGATCGCAAAAGGATCTGCTCCTGAGTGGCAACATTTTGATTACGCGCTTCGCCATCAATCCCAACCTGGATATCTCCGGACTGGTGGGCTCGGCTACGAGCGTGGCGCCTCCGCTGGATCCGAATGCGCCTTCCAATCATGTGCGTCTGGACATTCACATCACCTCGGCGCCCGCTCTCAATTTCCAGAATAGTTTTGCGAAGCTTGCGGGAGATGTGGATCTGCGCGTGCGTGGCACGGTTGCTTCCCCTTCGGTGCTGGGGCGCGTCAACGTGACGGAAGGCAGTGCGAACTTTGCCGGCACCCAATATCAGCTGCAGCATGGCGACATCTACTTCACAAATCCGGTGCGCATCGATCCAACGATCGATCTGGATGCGACGGCCCGAGTGGAGAACTACGACATCACGATTGGCCTGCATGGCACGGCGAACAAGTTGAATGTGACCTATCGCTCGGAGCCGCCGCTGGCGCAGTCGGACGTGATTGCACTGCTCGCGCTTGGACGCACGCAGGAAGAGCAGAGCATGTTCACGCAGCAGCAGCAGAATGCAGGTACAAACTCCACCACGAATGCACTGCTGGGTGGCGCATTGAACGCCACAGTCAGCAACCGCGTGCAGAAGCTATTCGGTGTGGGCAGCGTGAAGATCGATCCCACGTTTGTTGGTTCGCTCGGCAACTCAACCGCCCGCATTACGGTAGAGCAGCAGGTTTCAAGAAACGTTACGCTGACCTATGCCACTAACGTCAACAGCACGGCGCAGCAGTTGATCCAGGCGCAGATAGGCATCACGCGGAACGTTTCCCTGGTTGCCGTACGCGATGAAAACGGTGTTTTCAGCATGGTGGTCAAGGTTCACAGGCGCTATCGCTAG
- a CDS encoding POTRA domain-containing protein, protein MRTSRGIVRKAGRAILAGILCFFLNVFPLGSIARAQGASPEDSPASRGGSPPPRAVNAVPASIREFASDPAAEWSHPGTTGQANEDPVAQTVAPPAVAAPPSNSNNSLRAWQGQTVTGIEFRGVEAAKLEPLPSTLAQHIGSPLDPELVRQSLRRLFSTGLYNGIEVLGIRSPQGVVLIFQGTPRSFLGRIEVRGIRSDQLTTQLVSATKLNPGTIFSQEKLQQADKLLQQTLSENGYYEAQISRTEDPEPADQQTNVIYTVVLGKKARVGDVKVQGDSGMPIETFRKKAKLKKGSKVDRNTVSRALSNLRKNYQKKDRLEADVTMQSKEYQPPKRTLDYDFNANQGPVVKVDVKGVHLSAGKIRKLIPVYEEGAVDEDLLNEGDRTLRDYYQRQGYFDVTVTHTISNLDAGHAQVTFNVVLGPLHRVDSVELVGNKYFSSDTLQEHLTVHKADVFARHGLFSQSLVNADVGSISAIYQMNGFSKVKVSSTIDDTDDHMTNPKAVAHLRVKYEIEEGTQQKIGRFDIEGTQKVSVEQLRPLLNTQVGQPYSPQNVAGDRDAIRAYYLANGFERMQLQVQQKDDPANSALVDVTMKITEGDQIFVNKVLISGLRYTHPEVVDRKVQIHAGDALDESALLETQRSLYDLALFNEVSTAIQNPDGQELRKNVLLQLTEARRWDINYGFGFEAQTGTPSRVCPTTGCKPDGKASVSPKVLFDLTRINLHGRDQSISLRTSYGTLERRATVIWETPHLFNHPNFDISLSGGYTNSQDITTYAASWLEGSFRVTEHFLGENSKFSRANTLIYSMTFRRVKVDQNSIQVAPETIPLLSQPVRVGGPGFTWIRDTRDQPLDAHRGTYNSLQEFVASSSFGSEADFNRVDYTNSSYYQFGKRHWVLARNTRYGFENPFGRPDLQAIPLPERLYAGGASSHRGFAINAAGPRDLQTGFPIGGQGAFVNTTEVRLPNPTLPFVGTSLGFVLFHDMGNVVETPTKIWSSAIRVRQPHQDACRVLTTSSTSSSSACSFDYFSHAVGLGVRYHTPIGPVRLDFSYNMNPPIYPVTFNSTARNFQPHVGQASHFNFFFSMGQSF, encoded by the coding sequence TTGAGGACATCGAGAGGAATCGTTCGCAAGGCCGGCAGAGCCATTCTCGCCGGCATCCTCTGCTTTTTCCTGAACGTTTTTCCACTGGGATCGATAGCTCGAGCCCAAGGTGCTTCCCCAGAGGATTCGCCAGCCTCACGTGGAGGGAGTCCGCCGCCGCGTGCCGTGAATGCCGTTCCGGCTTCCATCCGTGAATTTGCTTCCGATCCGGCTGCGGAGTGGTCGCATCCGGGCACGACCGGCCAGGCGAATGAGGATCCCGTCGCGCAAACAGTTGCACCCCCGGCAGTCGCAGCCCCGCCGTCCAACTCCAATAACAGCCTGCGCGCCTGGCAGGGACAAACGGTGACGGGAATCGAGTTTCGCGGTGTGGAGGCAGCCAAGTTGGAGCCATTGCCCTCGACACTGGCTCAGCACATTGGTAGTCCCCTCGATCCGGAATTGGTCCGCCAGAGTTTGCGGCGCCTGTTTTCCACCGGGCTATACAACGGGATTGAGGTATTGGGGATTCGCTCGCCTCAGGGCGTCGTGCTGATCTTTCAAGGCACCCCTCGCTCCTTTTTGGGGCGAATAGAAGTAAGGGGCATCCGGAGCGACCAGCTCACCACGCAACTTGTGAGTGCTACCAAGCTCAATCCGGGCACCATCTTTAGCCAGGAAAAGTTGCAGCAGGCAGATAAGCTGTTGCAGCAGACCCTCTCAGAAAACGGCTATTACGAAGCACAGATCTCCCGCACCGAAGATCCCGAACCTGCAGATCAGCAGACAAACGTTATCTACACAGTCGTGTTAGGGAAGAAAGCGCGTGTGGGGGATGTCAAGGTTCAGGGCGATAGCGGGATGCCGATAGAGACCTTTCGCAAGAAAGCGAAGTTGAAGAAGGGATCGAAGGTAGACCGCAATACAGTCAGCCGGGCACTGTCGAATCTGCGTAAGAATTACCAGAAGAAGGACAGGCTTGAGGCCGATGTCACGATGCAGTCCAAGGAGTATCAGCCGCCCAAGAGGACCCTGGATTATGACTTCAATGCGAACCAGGGCCCCGTCGTCAAGGTGGATGTGAAGGGCGTGCACCTCAGTGCGGGGAAGATCCGCAAGCTGATTCCGGTCTATGAAGAGGGAGCCGTCGATGAAGACCTGTTGAACGAGGGCGACAGGACTCTGCGTGACTATTACCAGCGCCAGGGCTATTTCGACGTTACGGTAACGCATACGATCTCGAATCTGGATGCAGGGCACGCGCAGGTTACTTTCAATGTGGTGCTGGGACCGCTCCACCGCGTGGACTCCGTGGAGCTTGTCGGAAACAAGTACTTCAGCAGCGATACCCTGCAGGAGCATTTGACCGTGCACAAGGCCGACGTCTTCGCCCGTCACGGGCTGTTCAGCCAGTCCCTGGTGAATGCCGATGTAGGCAGCATCTCGGCCATCTATCAGATGAACGGCTTCAGCAAGGTGAAAGTGTCGTCGACGATTGATGATACGGACGATCACATGACAAATCCGAAGGCCGTTGCTCATCTGCGTGTGAAGTACGAGATTGAGGAAGGGACGCAGCAGAAGATTGGACGCTTTGACATCGAAGGCACCCAGAAGGTCTCGGTAGAGCAACTGCGCCCGTTGTTGAATACCCAGGTGGGCCAGCCCTATTCTCCGCAGAACGTTGCGGGAGACCGCGATGCCATCCGAGCCTACTATCTGGCCAATGGCTTTGAACGGATGCAATTGCAGGTTCAGCAGAAAGATGATCCCGCCAACTCCGCACTGGTAGATGTGACGATGAAGATCACAGAGGGAGATCAAATCTTTGTGAACAAGGTGCTCATCTCCGGTTTGCGCTACACCCATCCGGAGGTGGTCGACCGCAAAGTTCAGATTCATGCAGGCGATGCCCTGGACGAGAGTGCATTGCTGGAAACCCAGCGCAGCCTCTACGATCTGGCTTTATTTAATGAGGTCAGCACTGCCATTCAGAATCCCGATGGCCAGGAACTGCGTAAGAATGTGCTGCTGCAACTGACCGAGGCACGCCGCTGGGACATCAACTATGGCTTTGGCTTCGAGGCGCAGACAGGGACGCCCTCGCGGGTTTGCCCCACCACAGGATGCAAGCCCGACGGCAAAGCGAGTGTGAGCCCCAAGGTTCTCTTTGATCTGACGCGTATCAATCTGCACGGGCGTGACCAGTCGATCTCGCTCCGGACGTCCTATGGCACGCTGGAGCGGCGGGCCACGGTGATCTGGGAGACTCCGCACCTCTTCAACCATCCAAACTTCGACATTTCGTTATCTGGCGGATATACGAATAGCCAGGACATCACCACCTATGCTGCATCGTGGCTGGAAGGTTCCTTCCGCGTGACGGAGCATTTCCTGGGAGAAAATAGTAAGTTTAGCCGGGCGAATACTCTGATTTACTCGATGACATTCCGTCGCGTAAAGGTGGACCAGAACAGCATCCAGGTGGCGCCGGAAACGATCCCGCTTCTTTCGCAACCCGTGCGTGTCGGCGGTCCGGGATTCACCTGGATTCGGGATACGCGCGATCAACCACTCGATGCGCATCGCGGCACGTATAACAGTCTGCAGGAGTTTGTCGCTAGTTCGTCCTTCGGGTCGGAAGCGGACTTCAATCGCGTGGATTACACAAACTCCAGCTACTATCAATTTGGCAAGCGGCACTGGGTGCTGGCGCGCAATACCCGTTACGGCTTCGAGAACCCATTTGGCCGGCCGGATCTGCAGGCGATTCCACTGCCGGAGCGGCTCTATGCTGGTGGCGCTTCCTCGCATCGCGGCTTTGCTATCAACGCCGCCGGGCCGCGTGATCTGCAGACGGGTTTCCCCATCGGCGGACAGGGAGCCTTCGTGAATACAACCGAGGTGAGACTGCCCAATCCAACGCTGCCTTTCGTCGGCACCAGCCTCGGATTTGTGCTCTTTCATGACATGGGAAACGTTGTGGAGACGCCTACCAAAATCTGGTCCAGCGCCATCCGCGTTCGTCAACCGCATCAGGATGCATGCCGGGTGCTCACCACGTCGAGCACTTCGTCCTCCTCGGCGTGCAGCTTTGACTACTTTTCTCATGCGGTGGGGCTTGGAGTGCGCTACCACACTCCGATCGGCCCGGTGCGGCTGGACTTCAGCTACAACATGAATCCGCCCATCTATCCGGTAACCTTCAATAGCACCGCCCGTAATTTTCAGCCGCATGTCGGGCAGGCTTCGCATTTCAACTTCTTCTTCAGCATGGGGCAAAGCTTTTGA
- a CDS encoding ThiF family adenylyltransferase, with amino-acid sequence MSQHSSANLHGDRYSRQVLYPGIGPEGQTKLLHARVALVGCGATGAAAASLLARAGVGTLTIIDRDFVESSNLQRQVLFDEADAEAALPKAEAARRKIALFNSEITVHAQVADLVPTNIHQLIGDAQLILDATDNFETRYLINDFAVEQNRPWIYAAAVGGYAVTMNVLPGQTACLACLFPKSPTGPVETCDTAGILNTAVNLAASIEVTEALKFLVGKPERMRRTLLSHDLWSSERAEVSAAQPRPDCSVCVDRDFTHLRGEGRAHITLCGRNSVQIHEHSRPVDFAEMEARLRPHGNVRFNDLLLRFERGEYTITLFGDGRAIVQGTTDTMVARSLYARFIGV; translated from the coding sequence ATGTCTCAACACTCATCGGCGAATTTGCATGGAGATCGTTACTCCCGGCAAGTGCTTTACCCGGGCATCGGCCCGGAAGGTCAAACCAAGCTCCTCCACGCACGTGTCGCCCTGGTAGGGTGCGGAGCCACCGGAGCCGCCGCGGCCAGCCTGTTGGCGCGCGCGGGAGTAGGCACGCTCACCATCATAGATCGCGATTTTGTAGAATCGAGCAACCTGCAGCGGCAGGTGCTCTTTGACGAGGCCGATGCCGAGGCCGCCCTGCCCAAAGCCGAGGCCGCGCGACGCAAAATCGCCCTCTTCAACAGCGAAATAACCGTTCATGCGCAGGTCGCCGATCTTGTCCCCACGAATATTCATCAATTGATCGGCGATGCACAGCTTATCCTGGACGCGACCGACAATTTTGAGACCCGATATCTCATCAATGACTTTGCGGTAGAGCAAAACCGGCCCTGGATCTACGCTGCCGCGGTAGGCGGCTACGCGGTTACCATGAACGTCCTTCCGGGGCAGACTGCCTGCCTGGCTTGCCTCTTTCCCAAGTCGCCAACCGGTCCGGTCGAGACATGCGATACCGCTGGAATCCTGAACACGGCTGTCAACCTTGCCGCCTCCATCGAGGTGACGGAGGCCCTGAAATTCCTGGTAGGCAAGCCGGAAAGGATGCGCCGGACCCTGCTCTCCCATGACCTATGGTCAAGTGAGCGCGCGGAGGTCTCGGCCGCCCAGCCGCGGCCGGACTGCAGCGTCTGCGTCGATCGCGACTTTACCCATCTGCGCGGCGAAGGACGCGCTCACATTACGCTGTGCGGAAGAAATTCCGTCCAGATCCATGAGCACTCCCGCCCCGTAGACTTTGCTGAAATGGAAGCCAGGCTGCGCCCCCACGGAAACGTGCGATTTAACGATCTGCTGCTGCGCTTTGAGCGGGGGGAGTACACCATCACGCTCTTCGGCGATGGGCGCGCCATCGTCCAGGGAACCACGGATACGATGGTGGCACGCAGCCTTTATGCTCGCTTTATCGGCGTTTGA
- a CDS encoding sigma-70 family RNA polymerase sigma factor, with product MSVAPQKNPNHHMRRNPPIAGEAEAIAKAQAGDAHAFETLYSLHKRRVYSLCLRMLGNVAEAEDLTQEAFLQLYRKIGTFRGDSAFSTWLHRLAVNVVLMHLRKKGLPQVSLEETLEPSQEDGPRKDIGARDLILSGSLDRVTLERAVENLPPGYRLVFVLHDVEGYEHNEIAAMLECSIGNSKSQLHKARMKLRDLLRSGQRKEATL from the coding sequence GTGAGCGTCGCTCCCCAGAAAAACCCGAATCACCATATGCGTCGCAATCCTCCGATAGCAGGCGAGGCGGAAGCCATTGCAAAAGCGCAAGCTGGTGATGCCCATGCTTTTGAGACCCTTTATTCTCTGCATAAGCGACGTGTCTACTCCCTGTGTCTCCGCATGCTCGGTAATGTAGCCGAGGCGGAAGATCTGACGCAGGAGGCATTTCTGCAGCTTTACCGCAAGATCGGAACATTCCGGGGCGATTCCGCGTTTTCTACCTGGCTGCACCGCCTGGCGGTCAACGTGGTACTGATGCATCTCCGCAAAAAGGGGCTGCCCCAGGTTTCCCTTGAAGAGACGCTCGAACCTTCCCAGGAAGATGGCCCACGGAAAGACATTGGAGCGCGCGACCTCATCCTGTCCGGCTCTCTGGACCGTGTTACGCTCGAGCGAGCTGTGGAAAATCTTCCTCCGGGATACCGGCTGGTCTTTGTGCTCCACGACGTGGAAGGGTACGAGCACAACGAGATTGCCGCGATGCTGGAATGCTCGATCGGCAACAGCAAGTCGCAACTTCACAAGGCTCGGATGAAACTCCGCGACCTTTTGCGATCCGGTCAGCGGAAGGAGGCAACTCTGTGA
- a CDS encoding shikimate kinase, whose product MQSSDPILNKPSRIVLLGFMGAGKSTVGSLLARHLGWAFHDADQVLETQSGLSIAELFSRYGEEGFRRMEAETVAGLMQLEEVVVALGGGAIENPATRALFQSSANTCTVFLSASLETMLGRCSSMPGVRPLLQDLDAIPARFERRLPHYQSANITVNTEGLTPNAVVQVLLERLPESSTGTPQEHSKGRSL is encoded by the coding sequence ATGCAATCTTCTGACCCAATTTTGAATAAGCCGTCACGCATCGTGCTTCTCGGGTTCATGGGCGCCGGCAAAAGTACGGTTGGCTCCCTCCTCGCCCGTCATCTTGGCTGGGCCTTCCATGACGCGGACCAGGTGCTCGAAACGCAAAGCGGTCTCAGCATCGCGGAATTATTCAGCCGATATGGCGAGGAAGGCTTTCGCCGGATGGAAGCAGAAACAGTCGCCGGCTTGATGCAGCTTGAAGAGGTCGTCGTCGCCCTGGGCGGCGGCGCCATCGAAAACCCCGCCACCCGCGCCCTCTTCCAGTCCTCGGCGAATACATGCACCGTCTTCCTGTCTGCATCGCTCGAAACCATGCTTGGCCGCTGCAGTTCGATGCCCGGAGTTCGTCCGCTCCTGCAGGACCTGGATGCCATTCCAGCGCGATTTGAGCGCCGGCTGCCCCACTATCAGAGTGCGAACATCACGGTGAACACCGAGGGCCTTACCCCGAACGCGGTCGTCCAGGTACTCCTCGAACGACTGCCGGAGTCTTCCACTGGCACTCCCCAGGAGCACTCCAAAGGCCGATCCTTATGA
- a CDS encoding AI-2E family transporter — protein sequence MNPPPPHRSARSNIVFAFALALALALAWVVRDVILLVYVSALFAVVLMPVVNWLMKTKFGKWHLSRAQSILLLLVLAISALILFVSYALPPIVRDLQEFTRELPGRMPDLIQRSQRIPFIHHLDLQSLYSKLGDLASGFATYVFHSIRNWAGVLASVLTGVVLTVYFMIEGEDAYRWALSLVPLQPRQRLDSTLRRAKLRMGKWLLGQGTLMAILGVFSTVVFLLLHIRYAYALGVVMGLFNIIPVAGALVSMAFVLLVASIDSWGHVVGALIFYVVWAQLENSYLIPKIMRSSVGLAGTSVLIALLLGAAVAGVAGALVAVPTAVLVTVLMDEYLVQRDTTLPDSTSQEGR from the coding sequence TTGAATCCTCCGCCCCCGCACCGGTCTGCGCGCAGCAATATCGTCTTTGCCTTTGCGCTGGCACTGGCTCTGGCCCTGGCCTGGGTAGTGCGCGACGTCATCCTCCTCGTCTATGTCAGCGCGCTGTTCGCCGTGGTGCTGATGCCCGTCGTCAACTGGCTGATGAAGACAAAATTCGGCAAGTGGCACCTCAGCCGCGCCCAGTCCATCCTGCTTCTCCTTGTGCTGGCTATAAGTGCGCTGATTCTCTTTGTTTCCTATGCGCTGCCACCCATCGTCCGCGATCTGCAGGAGTTTACGCGGGAGCTGCCCGGACGCATGCCCGATCTCATACAACGCTCCCAGCGCATACCCTTTATTCATCATCTCGACCTGCAAAGTCTCTATAGCAAACTGGGGGACCTTGCATCCGGCTTCGCCACGTATGTCTTCCACTCCATTCGCAATTGGGCAGGCGTGTTGGCCAGTGTCCTCACCGGGGTGGTGCTCACGGTCTACTTCATGATCGAGGGCGAAGATGCCTACAGGTGGGCTCTGTCCCTGGTTCCGCTGCAACCCCGCCAAAGGCTGGACAGCACTTTGCGCCGCGCCAAGTTGCGCATGGGAAAGTGGCTGCTTGGCCAGGGTACCCTGATGGCGATTCTTGGCGTCTTCAGTACGGTTGTCTTCCTCTTGCTCCACATCCGGTATGCCTACGCGTTGGGCGTAGTGATGGGACTCTTCAACATTATCCCGGTCGCTGGAGCCCTGGTGTCGATGGCCTTTGTCCTGCTCGTCGCCAGCATTGATTCCTGGGGCCACGTGGTCGGGGCATTGATCTTCTATGTTGTCTGGGCACAGCTTGAGAACTCCTACCTCATTCCGAAGATCATGAGGTCCAGCGTGGGTCTGGCCGGAACGTCCGTGCTCATCGCGTTGCTGCTAGGCGCAGCAGTTGCAGGTGTGGCGGGCGCCCTGGTCGCTGTGCCGACCGCCGTGCTGGTGACCGTGCTCATGGACGAATACCTGGTCCAGCGCGACACCACGCTCCCGGACTCCACGTCTCAGGAAGGACGATAA